ttttactacaaagagtttcgaaattatttattgctttaaTCCATAAAGTAAGGTTGATAGTTTcgaaatttttggttaaatagcgtaaacttaataaaaattcatcgtatttttaataaattaaattataattatgaacGCAAAAAGACTGTCTCTTTCCATCGTGCTTATTTCGATCTTAGTAGCTCTGGTAAATGGGAACTTAATAAAGTTGAACGGACAATGTCCATTTAATCAACTTAAACCAACACCGATTGCTGTTACTCCACTAGTAAGtagtttttacataatttaaattttttattgatagaaCATGAACAGAAAAGATCGTTTTCTTTGGTTAAAGAACATTAAAaggataatgaaatttttttaagacaagAAAATAATCAAGTAAATTTCGTCTAACTCCAAAAAGTTTGTTATTGTTCGCCGATTTCTCTGCCTATTGTGAActgattttggaaaatatttgtttgcttgtttgttgtCTTTAACCTCACCTAAATTTTCGCATATCCAAGGGGCATATAGATTTAATTAGCGTAAAATTCcaaaacatagaaaattttctttaggttttcttacaaaatcatttCCCTAATCCATATTTCAACACTTTTCCACGTGCATTTCATCCCCATGCTTATCATTTACTGATAGCACGATCCTACATCATAGATTTCGTACAATGAACATACCAAAGTTATTTTAGTAatactgaaattttttgatttttcgtcTAGATTTAGCTATTTAGTtatgtttgcattattttgtgtttcaatAGTTAAAAGGCAGATTTTTTTCGATTGCTGAAACATCTTTTGGTCCTATAAATCGAACGGATATAAGCGTAACTTTGAAACAAATCGAAGAAGATGCAGTTGCAGTAAAAGGTCGATTTAAAGATATAGAAACTGAACAATGCGCAGAGTTTAACATTAATCTCAAATCTTTAAGCCAAAATGGAGTCTTTGATGCACAGTATCAAGGTacgtgttattaaaaattttagaaaattgtccTAAATTAAGATCAACTCGACAAGTCTTTATTATTTACGACATTGTAtcctaaaaaaaatcatcaataaaaaaaagaaagactCTGACGTTTaagtttgtaaacaaaatttagtaagCAAACTGAAAcattaatattccctattcaaactaataacttttaattttttctagttGCACCCGACACGAACTTTGTAGGATATAGAGCGTACTTTCTAGCATTAGATCCATTGACCTTACGGGGTGTTGCATTCATATGCCATGACCTACCAAATGGCAAATATCAAGGTTAGATTTAaggaatgaataatttttcaataacattaCAATACCTGTttaataatcgaaaattatttttagttgaaattGCAGTTATATCagcttttacaaaaaattacgaTATAATTACGAAAGCTGAAGTTAAAGAAgtattagaatataataatattggatATTTAAATCAGTATCTTGTtgaaattgaacaaaataatcGCTGTGAATTTTCTGCAGCGGAAGTACTCGATTCCTTTATACCGACATCGAAAGTTTTCTTGCCTGGTGCTTGATTcaaattttgtagtttaaaaattaatggtaatgaaatttttaagaaaatactattatatgtaattaatttataatgataaataaaaatataactgctaaaataattaattgtttaaatacctttAAATACCAGCCAATAGAAAATGTATGGGATCTTGCTGCGATGGGAGAGAGAGCAATAAATACACCATTTTTATTctggaaaatttcaataagcaaacagacagaaaaaatttttcagtacagcaaaagaatagaaaatcaaagtaagaaatatatttttttcacttacATCGAAACTTTgagatcagttttttttttctattggaGTATTGATGATCAGTTTCGAGAAAAAGGAAGGAGgtcttttttacaaaattggcGCAAGAAACTTGATTAAATCTGTCCTGAAAAAATTTCCCATAATCCAATGAAACTTCCCTGAACTTTGATTTAATGGAAACGCCTCCCCCCCACCTCTCATTTTTCGATGATTTGATAATACTTTCAGTTTTCGCTAGTTAGCACgctaaattttgcataaactaTGCTTATTATCAGCATATTAAATAAACCGAGGTAAAAAACtcattaatctttttttataattgtctaATACTACAGCATTTTGGTCTCCATTCTCCGTAAAAATTCATCCAAGAAGAAATGTTACatagaatccaaaaaataaattttaccacgaataagaatttattttgtCCAGAACAGATCGAGTACAAAGTGTTGGATTAAAACAGATTTGAGTACTGCTTACTACCTTGAACCTTTGATTTCAAGCATGagattaatatttgttttaaatgctcaacttttttttataggttagtttttcctcaaaaaaattaaaaaaagtgtataaaagGATTATGTACtcctacaaatttttaataaagacatcattgaaaattgatataaaattcataacctaggagaaatctcaaaaagaTAGAACATTatcaaagtttttgataattttcacttggaacgagtgaaaacaaatataagaaaaactttttaaaataaactaaacatattattaatgacatagaaaagaaaaaaaccaagtatCTGTTTCCATATAAGGGTGATACGAGAAGGGTAAATtcagggttgaaattatttttatcttatttttaactttgatgatgaattttattataacttcatgaatgtagacaaaaaataagaataaaatttttcggcaACTGccttgtttttcgaaatattgaatgctgaataattaaagaaaatttaatattttgaaaattacgccagatatcgaaaaatttcgtcTTATCTCGTCAAGATAcaacataattcactatcaaagctagtcacattatttttatacgctCTTTTATAAATCAACgtggaaatattttctaacaagtGTTTCCAGAATAAACTGTTTAAAATGACTGTAGTAAATTTTATCTTCGGTTTATAGTGTAAAagaatttacataatttttagcttaaatactgtaaaaattttgtgcaaaattatgtcatttttattaaaactacaaagtaataattatgaattcaaaaaaattagcacAACTTTTTGTTGAATTAATTTCGATTGTCGCTGTAACAAATGGAAACTTTATTACGTTCGACGGAGAGTGTCCATCAGCGGATCTGAAACCATCAATGATAAATGTCCTTCCAtttgtaagtaattaattttataaaattttctaaaataaaattcagcCTTTAACGGTACAAatcagagatttaaaaaaatttcggttCGAGAATACTTCATGTGACTCATCATGGTGTCCTTTTGGCagcatttgttttggaattcgaaagtatttttcagaatttttttttagaaaatttttcgcaAGACTATTAGTTGAAGCTActagtaaattttcaattttctgtcTTTAAAGTTagggagaaaatggacaccaattTTTTGCCTTAATTTGTAACTTCACGGGtaaccagtgatgtttacgaaaaatgtttaaaacaaaagttgttaatttttttataaggaatatttttttacaattaaaattttgttctatctcgaacggtttGCCAGATGAGTCCAACGTAGAATATAGAATTCAAACACAGTCTTTACGTCccgagtacgctataaaaaattcaactcttttcgtttttacttTATCTTGTTGCCAGACAGACAGGTAGATGAtgttgttcgtatcatcaatatttctaagcgttacaaacttgggacttaaattattatacccTCTTTTATATTTCAAACTCGCTACGATAGGCATATCGGATACGAAATTGATGGCAATTGTATAAAAGAtaccataaatttattttaaatttctataactTTTTCTATATAGATTACAAACGTCGAGGTTAGTGCAATTGCTTTAACAGCTCCATTGTGTGGTATAAACCGGACCGACTATAATGCATTTTGGGAACACACCGATTCTGGTACAgctaaaattacaaatattattcgaTCTACAGAAACTGGTGAATGTGCTACATATTTAGCTTATATTAAAGATATGGATCCTTTAACTGGAGCCTACGATTTACTTTATCAAGGTAATTCGAAATAAATTAGATTCTAGGGATTATATCTTACAGTATTATGTAAATTGAATTTCACTCGAAATTCTAGAAGCTGTAGATTCTTATATTTCTTGGTAAGTAGAGCAAAAGTCTTTATGGGGGTGCAAAATTTTGCcatgattacaaaaattttgagtgtTAAACAATTTATACAGAGTTATTCACGTTATTCGATACGAAATATTACGGCAAAACTGCttgatattaagaaaatttttcttctgtGATAGATGGAGgctttacattttaaaattgttttcgtaATGTACAAGCTGTGggaaaatatataaagatactAGCGACTCGCCCCGGCTTCGCaagggtgcaatgctgatactaaatacactacagaaaaactgtgaacgttgtatataaaaacatagcggcccgctctggcttcgcacgggtataaaatatatagcctatatgattaaaatcgatccagtagttttgatttattcattactgcccgtggcccgcacgcgttaaatttggagtaaaacaatccccctttccctataccatgaagatttcctgcttaaaatgttaaaattatttacgacatcacattagaaacctcaaaaatagcagtacttctccactatttaatggatgttattatacatataaaccttcctcttgaaccattctatctattaaaaaaaaccgcattaaaatccgttgcgtagtttcaaagatttaagcatacaaagggacatagggacagagaaagcgactttgttttatactatgtagtgattaaGACTTACCTTAGTTACTAAAAATGTAGTAGCAATTTTAACGTATACATTTTCAAAGTCTATTTCCGTTATTCAAACCAAATTCAACTTGGAGTTTACTAATCGAGTGAGTTTTCTGTCGCATTGTGAGTACATATCTTatcacagaaaaaaaat
This genomic interval from Chrysoperla carnea chromosome 1, inChrCarn1.1, whole genome shotgun sequence contains the following:
- the LOC123297473 gene encoding uncharacterized protein LOC123297473, which gives rise to MNSKKLAQLFVELISIVAVTNGNFITFDGECPSADLKPSMINVLPFITNVEVSAIALTAPLCGINRTDYNAFWEHTDSGTAKITNIIRSTETGECATYLAYIKDMDPLTGAYDLLYQVAPNTNFAGYKVHFLSFNPSTKTGSALICHNLPDSRYQVEFTLLSASSSEYDKAAQDEVKTVLETNNLGYLNPYISGIEHSNKCY